The Halogranum gelatinilyticum genome contains a region encoding:
- a CDS encoding ABC transporter ATP-binding protein, translating to MGNVKLEHVTKQYDDVTAVNEMSLDIQDGEFVCLVGPSGCGKSTTMETIAGLTLPTEGEITIAGKDVTNLPPKDRGIAMVFQNIALFPHMDVYDNVSFGLRLRNFEKEEIDRRVERAADILQIGGLLDRKPSELSGGQRQRVAIGRAIVREPEAFLMDEPLANLDAKLRVHMRTELQRLHKELETTIIYVTHDQAEAMTMSDRIAVLNEGQLQQIAPPLTCYNEPANLFVAGFIGSPSMNFLEGEVTPNGFESEFVSVDFDPTEFDVSVGDSVTLGVRPEDVHLSDAAENIAHPTKPVDTTTDVIEPMGNEIFVYLTHGGRETTTMDEEQRKGDQLLMSVDPDLELSEEEDVTVLFDRANLHLFDQQSGDALCHSLVSSLTTKTSDQRATSEN from the coding sequence ATGGGAAATGTTAAACTCGAACACGTAACGAAGCAGTACGACGACGTAACGGCAGTCAACGAAATGAGTCTGGACATCCAGGACGGCGAGTTCGTCTGTCTTGTCGGGCCATCGGGCTGTGGGAAGTCGACGACGATGGAGACGATTGCTGGTCTCACGCTCCCCACGGAGGGCGAGATTACGATCGCTGGAAAGGATGTCACGAATCTCCCACCGAAGGACCGGGGGATCGCGATGGTCTTCCAGAACATCGCGCTGTTCCCGCACATGGACGTCTACGACAACGTGAGCTTCGGGTTGCGGCTCCGTAACTTCGAGAAGGAGGAGATCGACCGCCGAGTCGAACGGGCGGCAGACATCCTCCAAATCGGTGGATTACTGGATCGGAAGCCCTCGGAGTTGTCGGGCGGCCAGCGCCAACGCGTCGCCATCGGCCGGGCAATCGTTCGCGAACCAGAGGCGTTCCTCATGGACGAACCGCTCGCGAACCTCGACGCGAAGCTTCGCGTCCACATGCGAACCGAACTCCAGCGGCTCCACAAGGAACTGGAGACGACCATCATCTACGTAACACACGACCAGGCGGAAGCGATGACGATGTCCGACCGTATCGCAGTCCTTAACGAGGGTCAACTGCAGCAAATCGCGCCACCCCTGACCTGTTACAACGAACCAGCGAACCTCTTCGTCGCCGGATTCATCGGGTCGCCGTCGATGAACTTCCTCGAAGGGGAGGTTACTCCCAACGGGTTCGAGTCCGAGTTCGTCTCTGTCGACTTCGACCCGACCGAGTTCGACGTCTCTGTCGGAGACTCGGTAACGCTTGGGGTTCGACCCGAAGACGTCCATCTCTCCGACGCAGCCGAAAACATCGCTCATCCGACGAAACCAGTGGACACAACCACTGACGTCATCGAGCCCATGGGTAACGAGATCTTCGTCTACCTCACTCACGGTGGCCGCGAAACCACCACGATGGACGAGGAACAGCGGAAAGGAGATCAGTTACTGATGAGCGTCGACCCCGACCTCGAACTCTCAGAGGAAGAAGACGTCACGGTCCTCTTCGACCGTGCGAATCTCCACCTGTTCGACCAGCAGTCAGGCGACGCACTCTGTCACAGTCTCGTGAGTTCCCTCACCACAAAGACGAGCGACCAGCGCGCCACGTCGGAGAACTGA
- a CDS encoding glycoside hydrolase family 13 protein, translated as MSQPAPLEQVDKSWWKEAVVYQIYPRSFNDSNGDGVGDIPGITEKVDYLDELGVDVVWLCPVYDSPNADNGYDIRDYRAIMDEFGTMADWEELLDALHARDMRLIMDLVVNHTSKEHEWFQRSRQRDGKYEDYYYWRDGSPDEPPNNWESIFGGPAWSYDDDREQWYLHLFDENQPDLNWRNPDVRKDVKEMITWWLEKGIDGFRMDAINFISKPEGLPDGDPDAQLVGHEHYAHGPHIHEYLQEVYDDTLANYDTMTVGEMGGTSIEQTAEYLIEGNSGLDMIFQFNHLAVDDGPNGPWSLDGWGEWNLTDLKEIVTRAQDELAAEFWESLFLGNHDLPRIVSRFGDDEVYHEESAKLIATFLLTLRGTPYIYQGEELGMTNVEFDTLDELDDVMTIGKVKELIEAGEIDSFEEVRDLVNYLSRDHARTPMQWSNDFHAGFTEGEPWFDVNENYRDINVEAALADENSIWRHYQSLITLRHEMDTLVYGEYELLLPDHEQLYAYTRTLGDEEVLVVLNWSDAPTTFDAADIETSEAEILLSNYEESPQNPHQQEFRPYEAVLYRL; from the coding sequence ATGAGTCAGCCTGCACCCCTCGAACAGGTTGATAAGTCGTGGTGGAAAGAAGCGGTCGTCTACCAGATCTATCCACGAAGCTTCAACGACAGTAATGGCGACGGAGTCGGTGACATCCCTGGAATCACCGAGAAAGTCGACTACCTCGACGAACTGGGCGTCGATGTCGTCTGGTTGTGCCCGGTGTACGATTCTCCGAACGCAGACAACGGGTACGACATCCGCGATTACCGCGCCATCATGGACGAGTTCGGCACGATGGCCGACTGGGAAGAGTTACTGGACGCGCTCCACGCGCGAGATATGCGGCTGATCATGGACCTCGTGGTCAACCACACCTCCAAGGAACACGAGTGGTTCCAACGCTCACGACAGCGCGATGGCAAATACGAGGACTACTACTACTGGCGCGACGGTTCACCGGACGAACCACCGAACAACTGGGAATCGATCTTCGGCGGCCCAGCGTGGTCTTACGACGACGACCGCGAACAGTGGTATCTTCACCTGTTCGACGAAAACCAGCCTGACCTGAACTGGCGTAACCCCGATGTCCGCAAAGACGTGAAAGAGATGATCACGTGGTGGCTGGAGAAGGGCATCGATGGCTTCCGTATGGATGCCATCAACTTCATCTCGAAGCCGGAGGGCCTCCCGGACGGTGACCCAGACGCGCAACTCGTCGGTCACGAACACTACGCTCACGGGCCGCACATCCACGAATACCTCCAGGAGGTGTACGACGATACCCTCGCGAACTACGACACCATGACAGTCGGTGAGATGGGTGGGACGAGCATCGAACAAACCGCCGAGTACCTCATCGAGGGTAACAGTGGGTTGGACATGATCTTCCAGTTCAACCACTTGGCCGTCGACGATGGGCCGAACGGTCCGTGGAGTCTCGATGGGTGGGGCGAGTGGAACCTCACCGACCTCAAAGAAATCGTCACTCGGGCACAAGACGAACTCGCTGCCGAGTTCTGGGAGTCGTTGTTCCTTGGAAACCACGACCTGCCTCGAATCGTCTCTCGCTTTGGCGATGATGAAGTATATCACGAGGAGAGTGCGAAACTCATCGCCACCTTCCTGCTGACGCTGCGTGGAACGCCATACATCTATCAGGGTGAGGAACTCGGCATGACAAACGTCGAATTCGACACCCTCGACGAACTTGACGACGTGATGACCATCGGGAAGGTAAAGGAACTCATCGAAGCGGGCGAGATTGACTCATTCGAGGAAGTACGTGACTTGGTCAACTACCTGAGCCGTGACCACGCACGGACACCGATGCAGTGGTCCAACGACTTTCACGCTGGGTTCACCGAGGGTGAGCCGTGGTTCGATGTCAACGAGAACTACCGCGACATCAACGTTGAAGCCGCACTCGCCGACGAGAACTCCATCTGGCGACACTACCAGTCGCTCATTACCCTCAGACACGAGATGGACACGCTCGTTTACGGCGAGTACGAACTCTTGCTCCCCGACCACGAGCAACTCTACGCCTACACACGGACACTCGGTGACGAGGAAGTTCTGGTTGTCCTCAACTGGTCCGACGCGCCTACGACGTTCGACGCTGCGGACATCGAAACCAGTGAGGCCGAGATACTGCTCAGTAACTACGAGGAATCACCGCAAAACCCACACCAACAGGAGTTCCGGCCGTACGAAGCGGTCCTGTACCGGCTCTAA
- a CDS encoding extracellular solute-binding protein, with protein MRNDGNENKTRSPVSRRRFVQAVGVTSGITGIAGCIGGGSGDKPEKASSDQTVVRQYAGVGANESPGIKDQLREALWSAGLSEDIYVEIVDGPSTTDQLLNQYRTWLSAGREEPDIFTMDSGWTIPFIQRGQVQSLEELLDSNTVSTVKNDFFEASVASASAPDGTLYGVPEFPDFPTIQYRKDLVEDAGYDTEGWQTEPMSWTRFAEITADVKAQNDIQYGYTFQADSYGGLACCDFNEWMTTWGGAYFGGTENLFGPVNERPITVNEGGAVDAIKMVRSFIHGEDDKYGMDIPGNIAPAATLGWTEETSRKPFTNGNAVMHRNWPYSIAINGAEEELGEKLGVMPLPYGVKESEAEYTGTGGTASALGGWNSVVNPNSQKKDAVVEVLKAKMSKEFTLWQFETLGLLPPKPEVFNSDEARNVDVMGRYMDALQTAGSNAIPRPVTTAWPDQSGAIASAVNKALQKGSSESPQQAMDKLASKLKEIEEQSV; from the coding sequence ATGAGGAACGATGGCAATGAGAACAAGACGCGGTCACCAGTTTCGCGCCGCCGATTCGTCCAAGCGGTCGGAGTGACAAGCGGGATCACTGGAATCGCTGGCTGCATCGGCGGAGGAAGCGGAGACAAGCCTGAAAAAGCGAGTTCGGACCAGACAGTCGTTCGCCAGTACGCTGGCGTGGGAGCCAACGAATCACCGGGGATCAAAGACCAACTTCGCGAAGCACTGTGGAGTGCGGGCCTGTCGGAGGACATCTACGTTGAAATCGTGGACGGCCCGTCAACGACAGACCAGTTGCTCAATCAGTACCGCACTTGGCTCTCCGCAGGTCGGGAAGAGCCGGACATCTTCACGATGGACTCCGGGTGGACAATTCCGTTCATACAGCGGGGTCAAGTACAGAGTCTAGAAGAGCTACTGGACAGCAACACGGTCAGTACCGTCAAGAACGACTTCTTCGAGGCGAGCGTCGCTTCCGCAAGTGCTCCCGACGGAACCCTGTACGGGGTCCCAGAGTTCCCGGATTTCCCGACGATACAGTATCGGAAGGACCTCGTCGAGGACGCCGGGTACGACACCGAAGGATGGCAAACGGAACCGATGAGCTGGACTCGGTTTGCCGAGATTACTGCTGACGTCAAAGCGCAGAACGACATCCAGTACGGCTACACGTTCCAAGCAGACAGCTACGGTGGATTGGCCTGCTGTGACTTCAACGAATGGATGACGACCTGGGGTGGTGCCTACTTCGGTGGCACCGAGAACCTGTTCGGGCCGGTAAACGAACGCCCGATTACAGTCAACGAAGGTGGTGCCGTGGACGCGATCAAGATGGTACGGTCGTTCATCCACGGTGAAGACGACAAATACGGGATGGACATCCCCGGTAACATCGCTCCAGCCGCGACACTGGGTTGGACCGAGGAAACATCCCGGAAGCCGTTCACCAATGGCAACGCCGTTATGCACCGGAACTGGCCCTACTCGATCGCGATAAACGGGGCAGAGGAAGAGCTCGGTGAGAAGCTTGGCGTGATGCCACTGCCGTACGGTGTCAAAGAGAGCGAAGCCGAGTACACCGGCACTGGTGGAACCGCATCGGCACTTGGTGGGTGGAACTCCGTCGTGAATCCGAACTCACAGAAGAAAGACGCTGTGGTAGAGGTTCTGAAGGCGAAGATGTCCAAGGAGTTCACCCTATGGCAGTTCGAGACGCTTGGGCTCTTACCGCCGAAGCCGGAGGTGTTCAACTCCGATGAAGCACGGAATGTTGACGTCATGGGACGCTACATGGACGCCTTGCAAACTGCGGGTAGCAATGCGATCCCACGACCGGTGACGACTGCCTGGCCAGACCAGTCTGGTGCCATTGCCAGTGCCGTCAACAAGGCACTGCAGAAGGGGAGCAGCGAGTCACCACAGCAAGCGATGGACAAACTCGCGAGCAAGCTGAAAGAGATCGAGGAGCAGTCGGTCTAA
- a CDS encoding carbohydrate ABC transporter permease: MTTAQDNDAGDGGGPFTHWVKSAIDNPGKVHRAMFYVALIFFMFTTLFPIYWLVVLALTPNDLIVNMGPIPRGFNISVFVEMWNTVPLHLYMFNSFVIAIATTVYVLLVSSLAGYAFGRLEFRGKGGLLLLLLIISFFPPAAFILPLFKLFTGNVVLFGLHSPDLFNTVGAIIVPFSGLFLPLSVFILTTFYSQIPDGLEDAARVEGTTRIGALFRVIMPLSAPGLSTAGILTFIAVYNEFFFSFLMTTGQPENGAPLVWGILAFQSQYTSLYNYMAAASLIGILPVALIVVVAQEKIVSGLTAGAVKE; the protein is encoded by the coding sequence ATGACGACCGCACAAGACAACGACGCCGGAGACGGTGGTGGGCCCTTCACCCACTGGGTCAAGAGCGCGATCGACAATCCGGGGAAGGTACACAGAGCGATGTTCTACGTCGCGCTCATCTTCTTCATGTTCACGACGCTCTTCCCGATCTACTGGCTCGTGGTTCTGGCACTTACGCCGAATGACCTCATCGTGAACATGGGACCGATCCCACGCGGATTCAACATCTCGGTCTTCGTCGAGATGTGGAACACCGTTCCGCTCCACCTGTATATGTTCAATAGCTTCGTGATCGCCATCGCAACGACAGTCTACGTCCTGCTCGTCTCGAGTCTGGCAGGATACGCGTTCGGACGGCTCGAATTCCGTGGGAAGGGTGGACTACTGCTGTTGCTGTTGATAATCTCGTTCTTCCCACCAGCAGCGTTCATTCTCCCGTTGTTCAAGCTGTTCACCGGGAACGTGGTACTCTTCGGGCTTCACAGCCCGGACCTGTTCAATACGGTGGGGGCGATTATCGTTCCGTTCAGCGGACTCTTCCTGCCGTTGTCAGTGTTCATCCTGACGACGTTCTACAGCCAGATTCCGGACGGACTCGAGGACGCAGCACGGGTAGAAGGGACGACTCGAATCGGTGCACTGTTCAGAGTCATCATGCCGCTCTCGGCACCCGGTTTGTCAACCGCCGGAATTCTGACGTTCATCGCCGTCTACAACGAGTTCTTCTTCTCGTTCCTGATGACGACAGGTCAGCCCGAGAACGGTGCCCCACTCGTATGGGGCATTCTGGCCTTCCAGAGCCAGTATACTAGTCTGTACAACTACATGGCGGCTGCGAGCCTCATCGGGATTCTCCCGGTCGCGCTCATCGTGGTTGTTGCACAGGAGAAAATTGTCAGCGGTCTCACCGCCGGAGCAGTCAAGGAGTGA
- a CDS encoding carbohydrate ABC transporter permease: MATENKQSNGFPRPDYAIANKLEGLPEELYAYLLLVPAFFMVGAVALWPLVDTFTMSLHADALTGVAVGDFIGIQNYVDVLTGQRNAVLPGSFWYAVGLTVVFTVVSVTLETVVGLAQALILDQEFRGRAWVRMAIILPWAVPVVVQGMMFYLLFEPSIGFLVAPLQELGIFSSTPLSNTQDSLILITLTDAWKTSAFMALIILAGMQSIDRSLYDVSRVAGATAWQRFKMITFPLVLPAVLVGMLFRTLGALKVYGVIEVLSGCRTVPSMTCLVISAFRSNRYGTSATLAFLTALIISVFILVYLVKFVDSLRGIGGSA; encoded by the coding sequence ATGGCAACTGAAAACAAGCAGTCAAACGGCTTTCCACGCCCGGATTACGCCATCGCCAACAAACTCGAAGGGCTCCCCGAAGAGCTGTACGCGTACCTCCTGCTGGTGCCAGCGTTCTTCATGGTGGGAGCGGTTGCACTCTGGCCTCTGGTAGACACGTTCACCATGTCACTCCATGCAGACGCTCTCACTGGAGTTGCTGTCGGTGACTTCATCGGGATTCAGAACTATGTGGACGTACTGACCGGCCAACGCAACGCGGTCCTCCCAGGCTCCTTCTGGTACGCCGTGGGACTCACTGTCGTCTTTACAGTTGTGAGTGTCACTCTCGAAACGGTAGTTGGACTCGCCCAAGCGCTGATACTCGATCAAGAATTCCGTGGCCGTGCATGGGTCCGGATGGCGATTATTCTTCCGTGGGCTGTTCCCGTAGTCGTACAGGGAATGATGTTCTATCTCCTGTTCGAGCCGAGTATTGGGTTCTTGGTCGCACCGCTGCAGGAACTCGGGATATTCTCGTCGACGCCGCTGTCGAACACCCAAGACTCACTCATTCTAATCACGCTCACAGACGCGTGGAAGACCTCCGCGTTCATGGCACTCATCATCCTCGCAGGGATGCAGAGCATCGACCGGAGTCTCTACGACGTCAGTAGAGTCGCTGGTGCCACTGCCTGGCAACGGTTCAAGATGATTACCTTCCCACTGGTTCTGCCTGCAGTACTGGTAGGGATGCTCTTCCGCACGCTGGGCGCGCTGAAAGTATACGGTGTCATTGAGGTACTGTCGGGATGCCGCACAGTCCCGTCGATGACCTGTCTCGTCATCTCGGCGTTCAGGTCGAACCGTTACGGGACGTCAGCAACGCTGGCCTTCCTTACTGCACTGATAATCAGCGTGTTCATTCTCGTGTATCTGGTGAAGTTCGTGGATAGTCTCCGAGGAATCGGGGGGAGTGCATAG